Proteins found in one Roseovarius pelagicus genomic segment:
- a CDS encoding AMP-binding protein translates to MGWMTDETGLDKRSANFVSLTPLSHLRRAATLFRDYEAVIYRDVRRTYGDYYDRCTRLASALSTLGVKSGEVVATLLPNIPAHAEAHFGVPATGAVLNTINTRLEVDTVSYIFDHGEARVALVDTQFIPLVEAAIKAMQGTAPTIIEVADPQAGHHATGRHTEYEGFLAAADPKFDWVMPEDEWESIALNYTSGTTGRPKGVVCHHRGAYLMTMGTAISWQMTRHPRYLTIVPLFHCNGWNHTWMMPLLGGTVICCRDITARAIYDAIADEGVTHFGGAPIVLNTIVNAKDADRRAFDHIVDVFTAGAPPPAATLRAIEPLGFKVTQVYGLTETYGHVTECMWHGAWDDKSDEERYAIKARTGVPMCMAEDITAMDSETMTQTPKDATSQGEIMIRGNTVMKGYLKNPEATEEAFRGGYFHSGDIALQHPDSYLQIADRAKDIIISGGENIGSVEVEGVLMTHPAVLLCAVVAKPDEKWGEVPCAFVELKEGAQTTEADVIAYARERLAGFKTPKRIVFEELPKTSTGKIQKFELRERAKDL, encoded by the coding sequence ATGGGCTGGATGACGGACGAGACCGGGCTGGATAAGCGTTCAGCAAATTTCGTATCGCTCACGCCGCTATCACACCTGCGCCGCGCCGCTACATTGTTTCGCGACTACGAAGCGGTGATCTATCGGGACGTCCGCCGCACATACGGCGACTATTACGACCGCTGTACGCGGCTCGCTTCTGCGCTGAGTACGCTAGGTGTAAAATCCGGCGAGGTGGTCGCGACGCTTCTGCCCAATATCCCAGCCCATGCCGAGGCGCATTTCGGAGTACCCGCCACTGGTGCAGTGCTGAACACGATCAATACCCGGTTAGAGGTCGATACGGTCAGCTACATCTTTGATCACGGCGAAGCCAGAGTGGCGCTGGTCGACACCCAGTTCATTCCGTTGGTCGAAGCCGCCATAAAAGCGATGCAAGGGACCGCCCCGACGATCATCGAGGTGGCCGACCCGCAGGCCGGTCACCATGCCACAGGGCGCCACACAGAGTACGAGGGTTTTCTGGCTGCCGCAGATCCCAAATTCGATTGGGTGATGCCCGAGGACGAATGGGAGAGCATCGCGCTGAACTACACATCCGGCACCACGGGACGACCCAAAGGCGTCGTGTGCCACCACAGGGGCGCCTACCTGATGACCATGGGCACCGCGATAAGCTGGCAGATGACACGCCATCCACGCTATTTGACGATCGTGCCGCTGTTTCACTGCAACGGCTGGAATCATACTTGGATGATGCCACTACTGGGCGGGACGGTGATCTGTTGCCGCGACATCACGGCCCGCGCAATCTATGATGCCATCGCCGACGAGGGCGTGACCCATTTCGGAGGCGCACCCATTGTCCTTAACACCATCGTCAACGCCAAGGACGCGGACAGGCGCGCATTCGACCACATCGTAGATGTCTTCACCGCCGGTGCCCCGCCGCCTGCCGCCACATTGCGCGCGATCGAACCGCTCGGGTTCAAGGTCACGCAGGTTTATGGCCTGACCGAAACCTACGGGCATGTGACCGAATGTATGTGGCACGGGGCATGGGATGATAAATCCGATGAAGAACGCTATGCAATCAAGGCGAGGACCGGCGTGCCAATGTGCATGGCCGAGGACATCACCGCGATGGATTCCGAAACAATGACCCAGACCCCGAAAGACGCCACGTCGCAAGGCGAGATTATGATACGCGGCAACACAGTGATGAAGGGGTATCTGAAAAACCCGGAAGCTACCGAAGAGGCATTCCGGGGGGGGTACTTCCATTCCGGCGACATTGCGTTGCAACATCCCGACAGCTACCTTCAGATAGCTGATCGCGCCAAGGATATCATCATCTCCGGTGGCGAAAACATTGGCTCTGTCGAAGTCGAAGGTGTGCTTATGACCCACCCGGCAGTCCTGCTTTGCGCCGTGGTGGCCAAACCCGACGAGAAATGGGGAGAAGTACCCTGCGCATTTGTGGAACTGAAAGAAGGCGCCCAGACCACCGAAGCAGATGTCATCGCCTATGCGCGCGAGCGTCTCGCAGGGTTCAAAACGCCAAAGAGAATTGTATTCGAAGAACTGCCAAAAACGTCGACAGGAAAAATTCAGAAGTTCGAGTTGCGTGAACGTGCAAAAGACCTCTGA
- a CDS encoding Lrp/AsnC family transcriptional regulator produces MSITTRILSILQHDSQISMARLSERVGLSLSACHRRVKNLEADGTIEGYGARLNREALGLEIQVFIEVRLASQRQEEISAFEAAIARMPEILECHLVSGELDYLMRVAARNTSDYAELYRTRLSQIPGVSQLKTLMSLSTVKEFRGYHLC; encoded by the coding sequence ATGAGCATTACAACGCGGATTCTTTCCATACTTCAGCATGATAGTCAGATTTCAATGGCCCGCCTGTCAGAACGGGTCGGGCTGTCGCTTTCAGCCTGTCACAGGCGCGTCAAAAATCTAGAAGCCGATGGCACAATCGAGGGGTATGGCGCCCGGTTGAATCGCGAGGCGCTTGGACTTGAAATTCAGGTGTTCATTGAGGTTCGGCTCGCCAGCCAACGACAGGAAGAAATCAGTGCCTTCGAAGCGGCAATCGCACGGATGCCCGAGATTTTGGAATGTCATCTGGTCTCGGGCGAGCTGGACTACCTGATGCGCGTTGCTGCCCGCAATACGTCTGACTACGCAGAATTGTACCGCACCCGGCTCTCGCAAATTCCTGGTGTCTCTCAGTTGAAAACCCTGATGAGCCTGTCGACGGTCAAAGAATTTCGCGGCTACCATCTATGTTGA
- a CDS encoding universal stress protein: MSNTIVVGYDGSDSSLRALNFAVDRAKAEKAELIVAHVLEWSPYAFLTPTELEERHKRRGEELDRANKHVLEPLTKRLSDTGVKVTTELRYGRTADTLCSIAAEKSASQIIIGRTGGSGIAARLFGAVAGSVAQVATVPVTIVP, from the coding sequence ATGTCTAATACAATCGTCGTCGGTTACGATGGCAGTGACAGCTCGCTGCGCGCGCTGAACTTTGCCGTCGACCGCGCTAAGGCGGAGAAGGCGGAGTTGATCGTTGCCCATGTTCTGGAATGGTCACCCTACGCATTTCTGACGCCAACGGAGTTGGAGGAACGTCACAAGCGTCGCGGGGAAGAATTGGATCGTGCCAACAAGCATGTGCTCGAGCCGCTTACCAAGCGCCTGAGCGACACAGGTGTCAAGGTCACGACCGAGCTGCGCTATGGCCGAACTGCCGATACGCTCTGTTCGATTGCGGCAGAGAAAAGCGCAAGCCAGATTATCATCGGTCGTACCGGTGGAAGCGGGATTGCTGCGCGGCTCTTTGGTGCTGTTGCAGGCAGCGTGGCGCAGGTCGCGACCGTACCGGTCACGATCGTTCCATAA
- a CDS encoding alanine/glycine:cation symporter family protein encodes MTQFMKSAALAATGLVAASAPALAQSLDDKVNQIFASSTGWFVNLIFAPLPGTAFPWIVLWLVVGATIFTLYFGFVQFRAFPHSISLVKGDYSDPNDAGEVSHFQALATALSGTVGLGNIAGVAVAVGIGGPGATFWMVLAGLMGMASKFTECTLGVKYRNEYPDGTVSGGPMYYMTKGFEERGLPLGKFMAILFSIFCILGALGGGNMFQANQAHAQITNVVGEYPGWITGVVFAGIVFAVIVGGLQSIAKVTEKIVPFMGVLYVATAIVILLLNFDKIGWAFGQIFEGAFTGLGVAGGMVGALIQGFKRAAFSNEAGVGSAAIAHSAVRTKEPITEGYVSLLEPFIDTVVICTMTALVIIITGQLMSDPETGLYILNEAGSAIQTVDGNSGVALTSAAFSSSFGWFKYILAIAVILFAFSTMISWSYYGLKAWTFLFGEGKTKELVFKIIFCVFVVIGAAASLGPVIDFSDAAIFAMAVVNIVALYCLMPIVKREMNSYMSRLKSGEIKKFH; translated from the coding sequence ATGACACAATTCATGAAATCCGCGGCGCTGGCCGCGACGGGCCTTGTGGCGGCATCTGCCCCCGCGCTGGCCCAATCGCTGGATGACAAGGTGAACCAGATATTTGCCAGTTCTACCGGCTGGTTCGTCAATCTCATCTTTGCCCCGCTGCCCGGGACGGCGTTTCCGTGGATCGTTTTGTGGCTGGTCGTCGGGGCCACCATTTTCACGCTATATTTCGGTTTCGTCCAATTCCGCGCGTTTCCGCATTCGATCTCGTTGGTGAAAGGTGACTATTCTGATCCCAACGACGCCGGTGAGGTCAGCCACTTCCAAGCGCTGGCGACAGCCCTTTCAGGTACTGTTGGTCTGGGTAATATCGCCGGTGTTGCGGTCGCTGTGGGCATTGGTGGACCGGGCGCCACATTCTGGATGGTTCTCGCCGGCCTTATGGGCATGGCATCGAAGTTCACAGAATGTACGCTAGGTGTGAAATATCGCAACGAATACCCGGATGGCACCGTTTCAGGTGGTCCGATGTATTATATGACCAAGGGCTTCGAGGAGCGCGGTCTTCCACTGGGCAAGTTCATGGCGATCCTGTTCTCGATCTTTTGTATCCTTGGCGCGCTGGGTGGCGGTAACATGTTCCAGGCCAATCAGGCACATGCGCAGATCACCAATGTGGTCGGTGAGTATCCCGGCTGGATCACAGGCGTCGTATTTGCGGGCATCGTGTTCGCGGTTATCGTCGGCGGGCTGCAATCCATCGCCAAAGTCACCGAGAAAATCGTGCCGTTCATGGGCGTGCTCTATGTCGCTACCGCGATCGTCATCCTGCTGTTGAACTTCGACAAGATTGGCTGGGCATTTGGCCAGATCTTCGAGGGCGCCTTTACAGGTCTCGGCGTTGCCGGCGGCATGGTCGGTGCGTTGATCCAAGGCTTCAAGCGGGCCGCGTTCTCGAACGAAGCGGGCGTTGGTTCGGCTGCGATTGCGCACTCGGCTGTGCGTACCAAGGAACCGATCACAGAAGGGTATGTATCGCTGCTGGAGCCGTTCATCGATACGGTCGTAATCTGTACCATGACTGCATTGGTGATCATCATCACTGGTCAGTTGATGTCAGATCCAGAAACCGGTCTATACATTCTGAACGAAGCTGGCAGCGCGATTCAGACCGTTGACGGTAACTCTGGTGTGGCTCTGACATCGGCAGCGTTCTCGTCCTCGTTTGGCTGGTTCAAGTACATCCTTGCGATTGCGGTGATCCTCTTTGCTTTCTCGACGATGATCAGCTGGTCATATTACGGGCTGAAAGCGTGGACGTTCCTCTTTGGTGAGGGCAAAACAAAAGAGTTGGTCTTCAAGATCATCTTCTGCGTCTTTGTCGTCATCGGAGCGGCCGCCAGCCTTGGTCCGGTCATCGACTTCTCGGATGCGGCGATCTTTGCGATGGCGGTGGTCAACATCGTGGCGCTCTATTGCCTGATGCCGATCGTGAAGCGTGAGATGAACAGCTACATGAGCCGCCTCAAGTCGGGTGAGATCAAGAAGTTCCACTGA
- a CDS encoding sulfotransferase family protein — MIISAGRNYIFVHIPKTGGTAMALALETRAMKDDVLIGDTPKAVRRRKRLKDAKTSGRLWKHSTLADIDGLAGTAQISEAFTFTLVRNPWDRMVSYYHWLRAQHFDHPAVTLSRQLSFSEFLHHPQTKASFKATPYAHYMIDATGSERCRAYIRIEHLEQDAAPLWAHLGFRLSLPRANASNRDADYRRYYSDRDAELLADICADDIARFGYSH; from the coding sequence ATGATCATTTCGGCCGGGCGAAACTACATATTCGTACACATCCCCAAAACTGGCGGCACGGCTATGGCGCTGGCGCTGGAGACGCGCGCGATGAAGGATGATGTGCTGATCGGAGACACGCCCAAGGCGGTGCGTCGGCGCAAACGGCTTAAAGACGCGAAAACCTCGGGGCGGTTGTGGAAGCATTCGACCCTTGCTGATATAGATGGTCTGGCTGGCACGGCTCAGATTTCTGAAGCGTTTACCTTTACGCTTGTGCGCAATCCGTGGGATCGGATGGTCAGCTACTATCATTGGTTGCGTGCGCAGCACTTTGACCACCCTGCCGTCACGTTGTCGCGACAATTGAGCTTCTCCGAGTTCCTGCATCACCCACAGACCAAAGCGTCATTTAAGGCGACCCCTTATGCGCATTACATGATCGATGCCACAGGGTCCGAGCGTTGCAGAGCCTACATTCGCATCGAACACCTAGAGCAGGATGCTGCACCGCTCTGGGCACATCTGGGATTCCGGCTCAGCCTGCCACGCGCCAACGCGTCCAATCGTGATGCAGATTATCGCCGTTACTACAGCGATCGTGATGCCGAACTGCTGGCAGATATTTGCGCGGATGATATCGCGCGATTCGGATACAGCCATTGA
- a CDS encoding Hint domain-containing protein codes for MGSDVSLQTSERTGIMTGTRVATRAGWCPIESVCAGTEVLTFDASFQEVRDVQRAPLWADEAPCPQHLWPLEVPAGVLGNRDALLLMPEQPIMIEIDAAEELFGDPFALIPVRALDGICGISRTAPELRAMVTSIRFDAEQIVFANSGAMFLCASAMDLLDVAMSDDAPDQEYTVLPMGAAQQLAALLGTAIQPEMPLNWPEPEKLAAHS; via the coding sequence ATGGGAAGCGACGTTTCGCTACAGACCTCCGAACGAACGGGGATAATGACTGGCACGCGGGTTGCGACCCGTGCGGGCTGGTGCCCGATTGAATCGGTCTGCGCAGGTACAGAAGTGCTGACCTTCGATGCGAGTTTTCAGGAGGTTCGGGATGTCCAGCGTGCTCCGCTTTGGGCGGACGAGGCACCATGCCCGCAACACTTGTGGCCGCTGGAGGTGCCTGCAGGGGTGCTGGGTAATCGCGACGCGCTGCTGCTGATGCCGGAGCAACCGATCATGATCGAAATTGACGCCGCAGAAGAACTGTTTGGTGATCCGTTTGCCCTGATCCCGGTGCGGGCACTGGATGGTATTTGCGGTATCTCGCGCACTGCGCCAGAGTTGCGGGCGATGGTGACATCCATACGGTTTGATGCGGAACAAATCGTGTTCGCCAATAGCGGTGCAATGTTCCTTTGCGCCTCTGCAATGGATCTGCTGGATGTCGCAATGAGTGACGATGCGCCAGACCAAGAATATACGGTATTGCCGATGGGGGCAGCACAGCAATTAGCTGCCTTGCTTGGCACTGCGATTCAGCCTGAAATGCCACTTAACTGGCCAGAACCGGAAAAGCTGGCCGCGCACTCGTGA